Within the Cryptococcus neoformans var. neoformans B-3501A chromosome 1, whole genome shotgun sequence genome, the region TCGCATCTCCCCCTCTGCCCCATCAACACCTTCTACTTCATACTTGCCCACTCCGCCTGCCAGCCCAAGCGGCGAGCACTACGATGAAGACGGCAAACCCTCTGAATGGTGGCAAGCACCCAACGGCACTGAAGACGACTTAGATGTCGATCTTCCAGAACTACAAGAATTCATTAGGGGTCTGGTTGTGCAAAGTAACGTACAAATGCCCACATTAAGTGTGACTCTTGTGTACCTAGAAAGACTCAGAGAGAAATTGCCCGCCGTTGCCACTGGTGAGTTCTTTCAGTGTTGAGAGTTTGGATAGACGTTGATAATCCAACAGGTATGAAATGCACCCGTCACCGAGTGTTCCTCGCTGTTCTTATTTGTGCGGCCAAGTATCTCAATGACTCTTCACCCAAGAACATGCACTGGCAGAAGTATGGGAaatttttttctctcgCCGAAGTCAACCTCATGGAGAAGCAACTCCTTTACCTTCTCGATTACAACCTCcgagttgaggaagatgaactTGTTAGGCATCTCGAGGGGTTCGGCCCTTCTGTTCTCGCACCTGCTACTTCTTCAGCTCCTAGTTCCGTATCCGTTCAGGCAGCGCCTGATCAACTTAGAGTTCCTGCTGTTATCCCCAGGACGAAGACATCTCCATCTGCCTCCTCACGTCTGCGTACAGGCCCCAACAAGTCTCGCTCTACCAACTTTGAACGGCCCTTCAACCCTACCGCAGACATCGCAAGTCACCATTCACGTCCTGTCGACCTCCAGCGCAGCCACACAAACGAACATATTGGTTCTTCATGTCAACCACGCTCTTATCGGCCTGCCCCTATCCACATTCCTCGGGCAATCACCTGTTCTTCAAGTCCTGGCAGCGCAAGCTCTAGCGCTTCGAGTGTGCTTTACGGTGATATCCCAACTCCTGGATTAGGAAGAGATTCTAGCGATGCGGGCGATTCACCCCAAGCCGCTAGGACGCCAGATGAGGGCAGATGGGGCAGATATGGTTACGGTGGTGTGCCGGTCCCAGTGTCTGTTCCTGGCAGATTATACAAGATGTCTTGTGAGCCAACGATTGTAGGCTTAAGCTCTGCATCTCCTGTTGCGTGTGTGAAATCACCTATAGGCACAGAGAAGCAGCGAGAAGGACTTTTAAAGAGGGCTGGGAGGACGTTCAAGAGAATTATCTAAGTTTTGGTATTTGGGAACTCTGATGGCGCTTGCCATCTGCTGATCGTTCCTTTTATTATAATCATCGTTGGAGATGTTGTATATCTAGAGTTGTGTAATCTCATATCATTTGTCTGGCATTATCAGTTACTAAGGCGCTAGACGCCCACATTCCATATCGCGTAATATTGCATCTGAGATGTTATTATTACGTGTCGCACCTTGAAAGATGACCTGCTGCATGTCCGTTCTGGATATATTGACAATGCGAAACTATTAAGCTTGTAAACTTAGACGAACTTTTCATAATACCCTAAGAGAACTAACCGATAAAGAGGGAACCTCAAATAGGAGCAATAATTGCTTGATTTTTTTGTTAATTCGCCTCACTTCCCGAACCTCAGCGCAGTTATTTCCACTGTATGGACTGCTGTCTGAGCGTCAAACCGATAATACATCTCAAATACAGTAAATGACTCGCATTTCTCCCTTCAGACCTTTCGGTGATGATTTTTCAACATCAAAGCTGCCATCGCACTGACAACGCTCAAAACGCTTAATACAACCCATATCAACTGTCCCTCCATGACATGCTTGTCTACCGATAATGCAAATAATGCTGATGATGTGCCAGGGCCAATAGCTCGCATGAGAGAGGAGACCGCTTGAGACCAGCCGTTGATGGCGCCTAATGAACGACGATTTGGGGCAGCGTCATTGACCATAATAAGGTTACAAGCTGACGATAATGTGAGTAATAGACAAAAGAGACCAATCAACCGATCGTGCGTACCGAAAGCCATATTCCCTATAGCGTACAACACCATGCTTCCTGATAAGCCAATCCAGACCCATGCATCCCTCCCACTTCTCGCCATGACATTACAGAATGGCAAAAGCACGAATGCGGGTATAAAAAGGATTACCAGCATCTTGTAAAGTTTAACCGTCCCAATTCTTTTTGAAAGCCATGGGAATGCGAATAGTTGAACAGCGATGGTGCTAACGCCTCTTATGGACATGGCCAGGCCTATTTTACCAGAAGGAAATGACAGTCCTCCTGAAGGGACCGGAGTGAAGCAGAACAGAGGTAGAAGGCCCAAGAATGAAATACCTtgaagctggagaagacCGAAGGACGTCATTAGGGCGTTGATATCGGGTGTTAGCAGGTCGCGGAAAGATACCGGTGCGTCATCTTCGTGGTCATCTATATGCCCAGGAGGAGCCCAAGTGTTATGATGGTCGGTTGCACCTTCCACTCGCGTGTCACCTTCATCTGTAGAAGAATAATGTACGGTGGTATGTGAATGAGCATGATGAACTTGAGATCGAGATTGTGATTGATCTTCGACCTGCATACCCTTTGTTTTCGGAGGCAGCGTTTCCTCCATCCATATCCAAGCAACCAATCCGCTTATCAAAGGAAAGATTGCAGCGACTAGGCAGGGAAGTAGGTAAGGATACCGATCCAAAATGGGGATTGTCTGACCCAATTTGGGGTAGCGATCTGTAATGCGTGGAAAGTAGCCTCCTATAGCGGATGCTAAAATTGTACCAATAGCCATtgaaagagggaagaaagagaaagcaaCAGATTGATTCGTCTCGTCGCATAGTTCTCCACTGCATGTGATATGAATAGCAAATGAGTTGTCACCAAACACAAAATGGCCGGGCCATAGTAAAGAGACTTACATGACGCTTTTGAGTACCGCAACATTACCATTTGCTAACCCATTGATCACCCTTGTCAAGACCATCATCGGGAATGTCGTGGCAAAGCCAAAGAGGATCGATGAGAGTGCCGCTCCAGCGCATCCCTATGAAGACCTCATCAGATTCCGCGCAATAATACTCTAACAGAAAGAGTAACGAACAATCAGTAATACAGGCTTTCTCCCCCATCTATCACTAGCGGTTCCCCATTGAAAGACAGTCAGCAGTTCAGCAACGGCAAACATGCTTTCAATCTAATTCAAAAGCGGTAATGCCAGATTAATCATCCGCCTAATCAAAGCTAAAAAGTACTCACAAGGCCGGCGTAGAATCCAGTCTTCCTCGGATCATCTACAACCCCAGTGTCCAGTAGCATCTGATTGATATAGGGAAAGCATGCCATGAAGGCGATTGGCTCTGTGACTCGAACGAAGCATGCAATGAGAAGCTGTAACTTCGGTAAGGGCGTAGTATGCGATTGTTCTAATTTTACTGATGGatcttcttgagcttgcaGAAGATAT harbors:
- a CDS encoding hypothetical protein (Match to EST gb|CF191619.1|CF191619) gives rise to the protein MACFPYINQMLLDTGVVDDPRKTGFYAGLIESMFAVAELLTVFQWGTASDRWGRKPVLLIGCAGAALSSILFGFATTFPMMVLTRVINGLANGNVAVLKSVIGELCDETNQSVAFSFFPLSMAIGTILASAIGGYFPRITDRYPKLGQTIPILDRYPYLLPCLVAAIFPLISGLVAWIWMEETLPPKTKGMQVEDQSQSRSQVHHAHSHTTVHYSSTDEGDTRVEGATDHHNTWAPPGHIDDHEDDAPVSFRDLLTPDINALMTSFGLLQLQGISFLGLLPLFCFTPVPSGGLSFPSGKIGLAMSIRGVSTIAVQLFAFPWLSKRIGTVKLYKMLVILFIPAFVLLPFCNVMARSGRDAWVWIGLSGSMVLYAIGNMAFGTHDRLIGLFCLLLTLSSACNLIMVNDAAPNRRSLGAINGWSQAVSSLMRAIGPGTSSALFALSVDKHVMEGQLIWVVLSVLSVVSAMAALMLKNHHRKV